The following is a genomic window from Sciurus carolinensis chromosome 3, mSciCar1.2, whole genome shotgun sequence.
ACAAACCTGGGTCTTTGGCAGTACTGCTGAGTCCCTGGGTTGATCAGAGGCAGAGTCACCTCGCCTGGGTTCCTGGGTATATGGTACTATTGATGCAGTTTTACTGTTGGAGTAATTTTGACTTGCATCTTTCATTGTAGCAAGACAGACTTGCAGGCCTTCTGTATTAATGATGTACAATCGCATAATAAGTTACCCCTAAACTTAGTGGCTTAGAACTGCCAACATTATCACAGCTTCTGTCAGGAATTTGGGAGCAGCTCATGTGGGTGGTTCTGACCCAGAAAGTCAAATGTCAGAGCTGAACTCATCTGAGGGCATGGCTACAGCTGGAGGATCCATTCCAGAGTCACATGATACCCTCACCATCTGGACTCCCATGTGGCTACTTGAGCATCCTTACAACATGGCCTCTGGTTCTTCTAGAGCAGATGATCCAATATAAAGGGCAAGTGGAGGCTGAAGGGAGTAGGCCCATCTCAGGTGGCATGTTCTGTCCCTCCCACCTTGCATTATTGGAAGCAACTCACCAAGTCCAGCCATGCTAGGAGAGGAGTATAGATATTCGTGGCAATGTTTTAAGACCCCTGCAGGCCTGGGAAATGAGATGAGGGGATGGCATGTGCAGAGGACCTGTGCAAACACATCCTCCAGGGAGGGCCTGTGTGCCAGACCCAGGGCTCTTCTGTGGTTCAGAGGTGAGAGACTGGGACTTTAAGATGAGGAgactttaaagaaaactttaagatGTCTGCCTTTAAAAAGATCTCCCACTGCCATGTACTCAGAGAAGCCCAGAGTCTAGGGCAGCAGTGAAGGAGAGAGATTTGGTATTTCAGGAGGCTCCTGGTGAGCTAGAAGTGTtggtacttgcctgtaatcccagttacttggggagctgagataggaggatggcaagtttgagcactgcctgagcaatttagtgagagtctgtctcaaaaaataaaaagcactggggatgtagctcagtggtgaagctcccctggcttcaatcccaagTATCCACGAAGAACAAAAGGCATCTGGTGACTAATCTTCACAAGGAGGAACTGTAGGTGCTGAGGGTGGTGGCACCACAGGATTGGAAGACAGATTACCTTTGGGCCTCATCAGATTAGGAAGCCAATGGGACAACACTGGGGATGCCCTGATGTGACCTGGGCTGGGAATACACACAGCTTCGTTTGCAGATCCAAAATGCAGGGTAGTTCAAGCCCACGAACCAGTGAAGATGTGCAGCGCATGTGGGCCCCCTGCTGAGGAGCAGGCCCGACGGCATGAACCTGCTGGCACCAGCACCCATTGCTTTCAGAAAGACCTTGTCCCCAGAATCCTCGAGGGGGTAGAGCAGGGGGAGGCAGGTGCTCGCTTTCCCATGGGGTACCTATCTTTAGCAAGGTCCTGGGCCCACAGGACCAGTTTCCGCTATGCACATCCTGGGAAGGCCTGCCCTCCAAGCAGGAAAAGCAGCAGGAGCCTGGAACCTGTACCAGTGGGCCTAAGAGGTGCCCCAGGCAGCGgcccagcctccagaatcccCAGTGCTATGAAGCAAAGATCACCTGACCCTTGTCGGAGCCCCTGCTTCCTCACCTAAGCCCCATGGTAGCGCCCGCAGGACAGTCTTGAGGATTAAATTAGGAACTGGACACAAAGCAGGTGGCCAGTACTGGGCCATAGGGAGTGGTCAGTGAAAGGGACATTCTTGGGCCTCCAGGGGTAGTCAGTGGCATTCACATCCTGGTCCTTGGAGAACAGTCAGCAGCAGTTATGGTCCTGGGCTTCTGGGGTTGTCCGTGAGCCAAGCATGGATTCCATCTGGGAAGTTTTCTCAGATGGATACAGTGGGGATGGGGTCCTAGAAGCTTGGGTTCTCCCCTTCCCAGACTAAAGGTTTCCATTAGAGTAGTCCTTCCATACAGGACTAGAACAGGAACTATCTTGGTCTTTCCTGCAGCCCATAGTTGGCTCTCCTGTGCAGGCTCCAAAGACTTGAAGGAATGAGCtgcatttaaaatgttgaggGTGCTGAGATTGTGTGATCCTCACACCCCGCCAGAGGTAGGCATTCCTGTCCTGTTTTATGAGTGAAGAACCCAAGCTTCAGAGGGAGCAGGCAGTGACTGAGGATCATACAGTAGAAAAGaccagcagctctggagagggGCAGCCATGCTTCCTACCAGGCAGGCCTAGCTCACTCTGCTCACCACAGCAGAGCAAGGGTTCTTTTCTGGTGATATTTTAGATTGtcttggttttttttccccccctttaaaaaaaacaatatatggTCCTtataggtttttttgttgttgttttgttttgttttacttattatcCCAAGGTGTGTTCTTAAACTTCATTATGAACACTGTGCAGATAGTCTCCACAGTTGGCTTCAGTCCTTAGAGGTGAGCAGATTTCAGATGTGGGCTGTTGCAAGCAACATGGTTGTTAAATCCACCCCAGAGactgtggggtttttgtttgctCACTAATTTTGAACAAAGTGGCAGTGATATCCTGAGCACTCTGCCTTGGCCTGCCAAGAGCCGGCCAAGTCCTGTGCTGGGCCTGCAGTCCTGGCCACACCCTCCCATGCACCATGCACACTGGCCTGTCCCTGCCTAGCTCCACACTTGGCTGTGATTTCCCTACTCTTAGGATTCCGTTCTCCTAGTGTCTGACCAAGTGCTCGTTCATGGGGGAGTGTGTGGGGTAGCCTCAGCAGCTGACATCATATTCTTCTTAGTACAAGGAGTCTTTGTGAGGAAACCTCTACGGGTTCTTGCGTAGGTAAGTTCTGAGGGCCTGGCTCCACCTGGCTGCATGGGAATGGCTGACGGGGAGAGCAGAGAGGTGAGGCTGGAGCCTCGGTGGGGTGAAGGGCTCTTGGAAAGGCCCCTAGGTATGACAAGAGGGACAGATGGCTGAGGATAAGGATGCCTTGATCAAATTCAACTTCTTTGTGTGACTTTATTGTGTACTTCTTGACTCCCAAGTCTTAAGTAGTTTCtactactttttttatttttgaaaaatcactttGTTCTGTTTGATATTCCAGCCTATGAATTTCCTCTTCATTGTGACTATTCTGcagagttttcattttatttcttttaataattgcCTTTATAAAAATTCCAAGATCTTTTTTCATCACTACCTGCTCTTGCTTTACAAAGACCTAGTCCTACTGTATTGTTTAtttcacatgcacacagacacatggATACACATACCATTTGTCTAATACTTTAATGTGCTCTAAAGCCCTCTTCTGATTATTCAACTCTGTGTCCTCAGCTCTACGTTTGGTTGGCTGAGTATGTTGTCCTTTTTCACATGTTTACTAACCCAGGTGAGTGACTCTCAGTTGTGCCTTATCTTTATGCTGGAAGTTCCCACTCATTCTGTTCAAAACCTTTGACCTTAGGAAGCAGTTACCATCAGTAAGTTCTAGGAAGAGTAGGGAAAGGGAGAGATGCACTTGGGACAAGTTCGACTTCATAGGACATTGACTGAGAGACTCAGGAAACATCACCTGGACTGTAAGGACTGGAGAGGCTCCAGGCAATAGGGACTGAATATGTAAATTCATCCCCTTCCCACACCactgcctcctgcttcagctctcCTGACCGCCTCTGGAGGCCCTTGTCTTGCCTCAAGGTCCGTCCCCTCTTCAAGACCACCCTGGCTCTGTGCATCGCTCTCTCCCTCCTTGCTGCTGAGTCCCTACTCTGTTCTTAAATGCAGGTATTTCTCAACATTCTGGCCTCAACGCTTCTGGTGGTACTTGGTGCTGTCTGCCAAATGCCCCTGCACGGTGGGTCTGCCTGAGCAGGAGTGGTGCAGAGCTTCACCCCGTGTGGCACCTCCACAGCCCTCCTTCATCCTGGGACAGTACCTGGAAACCCTCAGCCTCTCCTCCATGGGCACCCTGCAGCCCAGTGTCGCCTACAGCCCGCGTGAGACATGAGCTGTCTTGCTGCAGACACCAGTGCCCCAGCACTGTCCACGGCTCCGGCACACCCCGCCGACAACACGGCGTGCACTGACCAGGCTGGGCTGTGGCTGTCAGCACACATGGGTTTGGAAGGTTGGCTCGCCTTTGATGCCTCATGGAGCAGGTGGTGCAGGGCTGACAGGTGTGGCTGGTGGAGGAGGTTGGGAGATGGGGCTGGCGGTGAAGGCTGGCCACAGGCTGCCTCTGGCAAGGCCCTAAGGGAGACGAGCTAATGCACTCTCGGAAAGCCATCGAGGCCGCCAGGGGTGCGGGGCTTTTATCAAAGGACGCGCCTCTGCACCTGCTGGCAGTGTGCAGAACCAGGGCAGAATGGCATCGAGGGTGGCATCCTGGGTGTGCCCCCACTGGGGCTGCACTGCTAGGTGTCACTTGGGATGGATCCTAGCACAGTGTGGAGGAAGCTGGTGCCTGGGGCTGGGTCAAGGAGGTGGGAGACCACAACGGTGTTGCCTCGAATAACTACCACAGAGACCGCGAGCCTGGGGTTAGTCGGCCTGCAGACCTGAGGGCAGCTTCCACAGGGAAGAGCTGCAGGGGGGGCTTCGAGAGGACCCCATGTGAGAGCGAGGCCCGGGAGATGGCAGAAGCGTGGGTCCTCCCAAGGGTGGTGTCCGGTTCAGAGAACATGGCCCAGTTGGTTGGCACTTGGTTGTGCCTGCCTGGCAGGGTTGAGATCAGGCGACCCCCATCCTCCCTGTGTAGGCATGATTGCGTTTGTCCCCTCCCTGTCCAATGCTTGGTGTGAGGGTTGGTGTTCCCGGATGGACAGGAACCCAGTGCTGTGGTGCACTATGCACATGAACCACGTTATGGAGGTGACCCAAACCCTGGTCCCAAGCTCTTAGCTACAACTTGGGGGGGTACTTGAACTATCTctcctgggggtgggagggtacATCCTGAACAGGAAAGAGGGTGCCTGAGACAATTGGTGACCAGGGACTGGAGGGTGGCCAGTCAGCTGGGACAAGAGATGTCACCTCCAGGCCACAGTACATTACCCAGGAAGGAGGAACAAAGTTCTGTGTGGTTCAGATGGTGGCCCTGCTGCCAGCCTGAGTCCTTGGTGACTAAGAGGAGTTGTGTCACCCACCACCTTGTAAGCAGAGCTGCCCTTGTCACAGTGGGGACATCAAACCCATCCACCTGTGGCCTTCCATCATGGTGGTGACCCTTCCCTGGGGGACTTCCCATAGTTCCTACACCCTTAACCTCCAAGACTCACCCCTGCTACTAAGCCTCCTCCTCGCACTCCACTTTAGAACAGACCTACCACCAAGGCCAGACTCACAGAGGTGACAGTCCAGAGTGAGGATGTGACAAGATGCTTCCGAAGGTCCCGAGGAGGCTATGCTCAGGTCCAGGAGGCCTGGGAGAGCAGGGCCCTGCTGCTGTGGGCTCCTGGACAGCTCTTGCCACCAGCCCCCAGCCTCACACAGGGCAGCTGGGTGGAAGCAGAGGACAGGCATGGGGACAAACAGAAAGGGAACTTAGGTCTGCAGAGCGGAGTTTAATGGGACAGTCACCGTGGTGCCCCACTGCAGCAGGCCCAAGCTGCAGCacccctgcctgctgcctcccAGCAGCTGCACCCCAACAGCACCAGCACCACCCTCCTCCTGGAGCCAGCGGGATGGCTGTGCTGCCACCCCAGGCAGCTGGGGGGACAGGCTCTCCTGGCCGACAGGCCTCTGGGGCCTGGACGCCATGTGCTGAGGGGCCAAGGCTCCATGGGCTTGAAAGGCTCTCCTCAGAGATGCCCATTCTCTCCTTGTGTCCTCTGCCCCCACAGTGAGGGTACATCTGTGTCCTTGTCCCTCTGCCAGGGGACAACTGAGGTGTCCAATCCCAGGGACAGTACAGGGTTCCGGGGGAGGTGCACTTCAGGGGAAGTGCAGCCTGAGTCTGTAGACGTAAGGCACAGTGTGGTGGCCACCATGAGGCTGCTGGGCTGTTGTCCCGGAGTGGTGTCCAGCAGGTGCAGGCATCCAGGGCTGGGCGCGGCTGTCAGTGTTGAGATGGGAGGCCTGGTGTACATGGCCAGTCCTGAGGCCCACAGTGCAAGGGGCAGGGGGAGCCCAGGCCCTCGGGGCTGCCACTAGACACAATCCCTTCCCCAAGCCCCCAGCCTGGGAGAGCCCATGGTCAGGGCTCACGGGCCCGGGCAGAGCTCACGGCCAGAGCCAAGGCGCAGTCATGGCGGCCCGGACCACAGAAGGCACAGTTGTGGTGTCTGGAGGTTGAGGTTGGCCCCACATCAGGGCTAGGCAGACACATTGACGTCCCTGAGAGAGATGGTGCTGCCGGGGGCCTCGTCCCCAAGCAGCAGGGCTGCCGGGTCTGGCTCTGCATCCGtgctgggttcagggctgggctgggcactgGGGCCCAGGCCCTGGGACAGGATCTGCTGGATGGCCCTGCGCAGACTGGGGTGGAGCCGGCCCTGCGTCTGATAGAAGACCTCCAGAGCGAAGGGCTTGAGGGCGCCGGTGCAGAGGTCCTCGTACAGCGGGATGGTGTACATGCGGGACATCTGTGGGGACACCGGGCCACGCTGCTGAGCTCCCTGACTGCTCACGAGCCCCGCCTGGCTGGACACCCCCCCCGTCTCTGGACCAGCAGGGCCTTGGCCTGGGCTTGCAAGGCCCATCGGCCTCCCCGGGCTCACACTCCGCACTGGTGAGGCCTCATCTCCAGGGAGCAGGGTGGAGGGGACGACAGGGAGGCCGGGTCCACAGGCCGGGACTGGCCACTGTCAGAGGAGCTTGGGTGCCCCTGTGTCCACCTTGGAGCTGATCCCTATAGGCCAGAGGCCCAGCCAGCTCCATGCCGTGGGCAGAGACCTGTGGACACCAGCCCCCAGATTGTGCATCGATGGTCTGTCCAAGGACTGGTAGGGTCCAGGCTGCCCTCTGAGTTCTGATCTTGTACCTCTCTCTCCTGACGTGGGCCTGTTCCCTGCCCAGACCCCCAAAACTTCCCACCCGGGGCTCCGGTATACCTGGCCCCGCCTGAACAGTCAGGCTGGAGAGTGAGAGGGTGGGCTGGGCCCTGAGGCGAGGCCACCCCCAGCAGGGACCCCAGGTGGGTGGCTGCACCTGGCTTTCCAGGAAGCGCCGCACCCTGTGGAGGTCGGGGTAGTAGTCGTTGCGGACCACGATTTGTAGCCAGCGGATGCGGATCTCGGCGTTCATAGAGTCCAGGAGCGAGGAGTAGCACTGGGACAGACTCATCACCACCTCTGTGGGCAGCAGCAGGTCAGGCCAGGCGTGCGTCCCTCCCCCCAGGGCCACCCTGCTGGCTGAGGGACCCACCCTGGGGCAATGGGGACCCATCCAGGAGTCGGTCCAGGAAGAGCGCTGTCTGGAAGGTCCTCCACTTGGAGATGTCAACGGCACTGGCGGAGGCTGCTGCCTGATCCAGGGGCTCTGCGGTCCATAGCTGGAACAGGGCCTCCACAGGCCGGGTTAGGCTAGACCCCTGAGACAGGTCCGGCTCGGCCAGCGGTGGGCCTGTGGCATTCAGCCAGCGCTCAAACTCTAGCCCTGCAGGGAACAGCAATCCTGGGGTCCCACCCAGCCTGCCCAGGGGACCCAGCCTCTGAGGGTGTCCCTGGGTAGATGGCTGTTTCCAGGACCTAAGGCCCCCAGGGATCGGTAGTTTGGGAAGGCCACTTCCAGCCAGTGCCTGCCACTTGAAGCCCCTGGAAAGACTCCTGTGGAGGACACAGGGAAGCCAGAGGGACTTGGATCCGTGTCCAAGAGGACCTCAGCCTCTCCGGGCCATCTGGGTAACTTCAACGTGGGAGGTGGCAACGTGTGCAGAAAGTGAAATTCCCGCTTTAAGGCAGTGAACAGCAACAGAGGCAGATCCTGGCCACTCCCCTACCTCCTGAAAATATTTGATGCACTTAAGGACCTTCCAGAATTTTGGGTCACCATGCCCAGATCTCCCAGCTGTACTTAACTGCCTTCCAGCAAATTCTGGCCCCTCCCTGGATTTCAGGACCCTGGTCCCTGCCTTGCCCCCAAGCCCTCAGACCCTCTGGGAAGCACTCATGGGTGTGGCGTGAGCAGAGCAGCTGGCTTCAGATACTCCAGGGTGAACCTGCCCTGCAGATCCTGCCTAGGCCCTGGTCCCCTAACTCGACCTGCTCAGCCTAAGAGCCAGCTCCTCCAGGAGGTGTCCCCCTGTTCCCACGGTACCGGGTGTGGGGTCCACGTGGGTTAGTGAGGGCTGGCGAGATGTGACTGATGGGCTCTTCTCCAGGCAGAGCCCCCTCACCTGCCCGGCAGTCCACGCTCTGCTCCTTCAGCTCGGGGAAGAAGCTCAGGAAGGAGTCCAGCAGGTCCTGGGCCACCACGCTGGTGAACTTGTACTTCTCCACGTAGGCCTGTGTGAGGAGTGGTGGGGTCTGAGTAGGCCTGAGGGCTGCGTAGGCCTGCAGGGCTGGGCACCTGGCTCCTGCCAGAGCGAGGGCCTCACAGCACCGAGGGTGTGGACGTGGACGTGCGGGTGCCACCGAGGGCCTGCAGAGCGGCCCAgtgggagggcaggagagggaggaggcggTACCTCAGCAGGCCAGGTCCCGGTTGGGCTCTTGGTCCCCATCAACTCCACCCTCCACCCCAAGACAGAGCCGCCTTGTGTGCGGGGCTGGGCTCAGGCAGGAGGCGGCAGGTCCAGTCTGCTCACTCGGAGGAAGTCGTCGAAGCGCTGGGGGTCTCCGCAGAGCTGGGAAAGGTAGTACACGAAGCAGTAGCCCTTCTCATAGGTGAACAGGTTCATCAGGTGGCTGGGGTTCACTCCTGCAGGGAATACCTTGTCTGGGCTGGCAGGGGAGGCAGGGCTGTGGCCTGCACTGAGAGCAGGAAAGGCAGAGGGCCGCTGTCCCTCACAAGTCCGGGTTCCCACCAGCACCTGTGTGCAGTGAtgggcctggccctgccctgcctggggGCTCAGGCAACTGAGGGCCCACATGCCCCAGTGACAGGCACGCAGAGGCACGAGACAGTGGCAGGCCAAGGAAGCCTGGAAGGCCTTCCCTGGCTGGGGTCACCCATCCTGGCCTTGGTGGGATTTAGCCAAAGTAGGAGACAAAGAAGCCTGAGCAAGCCaaagacagggagggaggcccTGAGGGTGACATCCATaggggcccaggcccaggcctggcGGGAGCGGGCACCTGGTTCCAGCTTGACCTGCAGCTTGCTGACCGGACTGTCCTCTCCAAGAAGCCTCATCTGCCTGTGCAGGGCATCCAGGCGGAAGGCTGTCTCCAGGCAGGTGAAGGCAGCacctgggtggggaggggcaggataGGCGCGAGGAGGCGGTGGAGCTGGGGGAGGCTGCCCCAGTGGCACCAGGCTGGTcctggctgctccctgccctgAGTCTCATGGTCAGACCCCAGAAGACAGCAGGACACAGAACACAAGAGGCTGGGCCGGCTCTGTGCCCCTCACTGACCCAGGCTGCTCCAGACCCACCCTCCTCAGGTGGTACCGTAGGTCTCCGTGGTGATGCGGCGCTGCGCGTAGGTGGCCAGGCCCtcgctgagccacatctcctCCCACGTGGCGTTGGTGACAGCATTGCCAAACCAGCTGTGGGCCACCTCGTGGATGACGTCGATGACCAGGAACTCGTCACTCTCCAGGATGGAGGAGATGATGAAGGTGAGGCAGGGGTTCTCCATGGCCACGATGGGGAAGGAGGGCGGCAGGAAGACGATATCGTACCTGCGTCCGAGAGCCAGGTGACGGGGCAGCCGAGGCCTCGCGGCCCTTCACCTGGGCAGCACCCACCCGCAGGGAGTCCACTTCCTCCCAGGAAGAGTGATGGGCCCGGGGAGTCCGCTTCTTCCTCCAGAGGCAGGGATGTGGCCTTCCTGGCATGGTGGCCGGGCCACCAGGGGACAGGATGTACCTGCCCCACATGTATGGCCCATACAGCCGCTCCGCTGCACTCAGCCACTGCTCGACCACGCCCGCCAGCTTGCTGGTGGCCATGGGCAGGAGACACGGTTCTGCCCACACGCGGCTCCTGCAGAGGGTGCAGAGTGTGGGCTGAGGCTTACAGCACAGGCCTCCCTCTGCTCACCCGGTCGGGATGACTGCCCCAGCCCACCAGCCTGGACAGGGGCCACATTGGCCCTTCCCATGACAGGGGTGGACCAGGTGTGACCATTCAGCCTGCTTTGTCTCTGGGCTGAAGGAACCTGTAAGGACACATGGCTTCCTGTGGCCTTGGAAGCACAGGCAGGTGGGCCATGGACAGTTCAGGCTGCCTGGTCCAGAGTGCATGAAAGGAGAGGGCCTGCCCCTGCAGCCAGGGGCCGGGCAGGCAGCGGTGGGTGCAGTGCGGCCAGGCTGCGGGGCTCTGCCCGAGTTCTGGACCACCTTGGGCAGCAGCAGGGCAGAGGCCTACCTGGGTCCGATGTCTGCTGGCTTGAGGTCTCCGGCCACCAGGGCCACGAGGTAGGCGGGCACGGGGTGCTCCATGTGGAAGCGGTAgacaccctcctcctccaggtacaCGCTCTGGGTGGCACTCATCAGCACCTGCACCCCTGATGGGGCCTGCAAGGGGGCGAGGGTGGGTGGCCTACAGGGCAGGGCACTCGCCTCCCAGGGCAGGGAGCTGTGTCTCTGAAGGGTGACGCCTTGGCTTGGCCCCTACCACGAAGCTGTGTGTACTGCAGCAGGAGCTCCACGTCCCTCCCCTGGGGGCTCCCACAACCTAGGTCCAGGAGCTCCCGTCCATAAGAGGAACCCAACACCCCCGCAGACAGCCCTGCAAGCCATGCTCCTGACCGACGCTCGCCTCGCAGGGCCTCATTCTGGTCTAGAAAGGGCCCTCGTCAGGGCTGCACCTGGCCACCCTTCCTACAGAGCTGTCCCTCTGCACAGTGGGGAGATGGGCTTCCTCTAGGACAGTGGCCTAGTGGCACCTGGGATCACAGCCCAGGCAGGCATTGGTGAGGAGGAAGTAGGCAAGCTCCCTTCTGACCGGCCAGGCCAGTGGGTTCAACCCTTCAGGCAGCCCCTGAAAGGGGCACAGGTGGGCCCGACCTTGACAACAGCTGAGTAGGTGCACTTGACGGCGGGCGTGTCAAAGCATGGGAAGAAGGAGCGGTTGCACACGGAGTGGCCCTGGGTGAAGACGAAGGGCTTGGCGTTGCCGTAGGTCAGCTCTGGGTCCAGCCACCAGATCTGCAGGCGGGCAGAGTATCAGCAGTCACCTGGTGTGGGGTGAGGCCAGAGCcttggggcaggggcaggacagGAAGGCAGTGGGGGTCTGTGAGGGCCATAGCTCCTGTTCACAGCCTGCACCTGCCCACCTGgtgccctcccctctcccctgggcAGGGGAACAGCAGGAGCTGTTGGCCTGGAGCATAGCCTGCAGCCTCCCTGGTCCTTGCTCAGGGAGGAGGCCACGTGTCTGGGGGCCAGCCCAGGGAAATCTCCAGTGCTGACAGGGAGAAGAGAAAGCCTCCATGGCATTATCTGAGCCCCCACAGGAAAACCAAGGCACAGCCAGAACCTGGGTCCAACTCCCACAGGCTGGCAGCTGATATGGTCTTAGCCAGGATCATGGAAAGGTGGGAAAACCAGAGCTTCCTATGACCAGCACTGGCAGGGAGTCAGCCTGTGCCCAGGGCCAGCATTCAGGCCAGGGCAGCCAGACAGTAAGTGAAGGCCAGGCACGAAGCTCCAAGAGGGCAGGAGTGGCCACGGAGGGCTGCTGGGGCTGTGTGTGGAGGCAGGGCTGGAGTAGGGTGGCTTGGCTTGCCCCCGCACCTGCCTCCCGCACCACTGCTGCGGAGACTTTCTGTGCCCcgaggccaggccaggcccacCCCACTGAAGAGTCGTCACCACGCAGCCACATGCTGCACCCTGCACCCACCCTGCCCTCTGTTAGGACAACTTGA
Proteins encoded in this region:
- the Rnpepl1 gene encoding LOW QUALITY PROTEIN: aminopeptidase RNPEPL1 (The sequence of the model RefSeq protein was modified relative to this genomic sequence to represent the inferred CDS: inserted 1 base in 1 codon) — its product is MAAQCCCRKAPGAEAAPARPPPEPPPALDVASASSAQLFRLRHLQLGLELRPEARELAGCLVLELCALRPAPRALVLDAHPALRLHSAAFRRAPAAAETPCAFAFSXPGPGPPPPPLPAFPEGTGTEPASCPLAFRLDPFTDYGSSLTVTLPPELQAHQPFQVILRYTSTDAPAIWWLDPELTYGNAKPFVFTQGHSVCNRSFFPCFDTPAVKCTYSAVVKAPSGVQVLMSATQSVYLEEEGVYRFHMEHPVPAYLVALVAGDLKPADIGPRSRVWAEPCLLPMATSKLAGVVEQWLSAAERLYGPYMWGRYDIVFLPPSFPIVAMENPCLTFIISSILESDEFLVIDVIHEVAHSWFGNAVTNATWEEMWLSEGLATYAQRRITTETYGAAFTCLETAFRLDALHRQMRLLGEDSPVSKLQVKLEPGVNPSHLMNLFTYEKGYCFVYYLSQLCGDPQRFDDFLRAYVEKYKFTSVVAQDLLDSFLSFFPELKEQSVDCRAGLEFERWLNATGPPLAEPDLSQGSSLTRPVEALFQLWTAEPLDQAAASASAVDISKWRTFQTALFLDRLLDGSPLPQEVVMSLSQCYSSLLDSMNAEIRIRWLQIVVRNDYYPDLHRVRRFLESQMSRMYTIPLYEDLCTGALKPFALEVFYQTQGRLHPSLRRAIQQILSQGLGPSAQPSPEPSTDAEPDPAALLLGDEAPGSTISLRDVNVSA